In Hypanus sabinus isolate sHypSab1 chromosome 10, sHypSab1.hap1, whole genome shotgun sequence, the genomic stretch TGGGCCATGAGCATCACACAGTCCTTAAGTATTTGGTCTAACATTTCCCCCCACTCTATCGATACTGTTAAGTAAAAGGATCAAACCTGTTTCAATGAAGAGTGCAAAGGGGCAAAGCAGAGGAAGCACAAGGAGTCTCCACATTGTTGGTCTAAACTTCAGCATTGTAATTTAATCATTACATCTTCATCATCACTTCATTGCCACTGGATCTAAGACCTAAACTCCCTCCTTAATAGCATGGTGGGAGCATATGCATCAAAGTTCTGCAGGGATTCAAGAAGACAGCTCAGCACTACCCTCATGCTGGCATTAATTAAATAGAGGAAAAATAGTTAAGACGGCAGCTGGTGGCAAGTACAGAATTTAGAGATGGTTAAGAGGTCGTGTGCAGTAAAAAGGAGGTTGGATGTTTTTGTAAATGAATCATAGAGTTGTGCAGTAAAGAGAtagaccattctgcccatcatATCCATGTGGACCTTTCtgctacactaatcccattggcCCTAATAGGTCCATACCTTGCCTATTTAAGTACCTGATTATCAAACCAGAGACTGGTGTTAGGGAAAAGATGGATGTTAAACAAGGACATGTGATAAAGcaagggtgaagagtaaaatagCAGATGGATGATATACAGAGAATGGATGGTAAAGGGGAGATGAGTGATAATGGGAGGATGGATAGTAAATTGGGGATAAATCGTAAATAGAAGGTGGAGAGCAAACAAAATCTGGATGGTAAATTGGGATGGAAGGAAGAGTCACAGAGAttgcacagcatagaaacaagcccttcacccCAACTCATTCATGCCAACCAAAGCACTTTTTTTGAACTGGTCCCATTTCCCATTTGGTCTCATTATTACTCAAAATGTTTCCTATCCATGAAcccatccaaatgtcttttaaatataaTTGCATCCACTTTGACCACTTTCTCTAGCAGTTCATTCAATATACCCACCACTGTCCAAGTGGAAAAAAGtgacttttaaatctttcccttctcaccttaaacttatacCCATTAGCTTTAGACTCCCCCAAACCTGAAAAAATACTGTGATCATCCATCTTATCCAAGATCCTCATGTTTTTATGAACTAAATGTAATGAGCTCTTCAGGCCTGTGTGGGGTGCCAGAGAATGTTGTGGACCAAGGTTTTTAAGAGcatctgaattggttaattgttgtctAATGAGAGTCATTAATTGTTTAGAGTTCCTTCTCGAGCAACCTGCTCATTATAATGTGGGTCTCCTGGTGCTTCCTATTTAGACTTGTGacgtttattttgataggctcagggattCTGTGTACTTGCATTATTTAAGGAGTCTCCTGATTAGCGCTAATTgcggggtcctagttttgagaatattACTTCTCGTGGTGTTGCTCAGCCGGAACACtgatgttcttttggaattattatgaataaacgtTGGTGGCCGCCTCTACACTGGAGTCTGTTCTTCTGCTGCGCTTGGGTTCTGATACTGTAAGTGCACATCATGACAGTAATTAGGAGATGAATGATGAATGAAACGTTGAATGAAACAAGGGGAAATAAACAGAGGATTGGTGACTAATTAGGAATGGATGTTGAACAAAGGATTAATGAAAAACAGGTGATGGGTGTCATCCTAGAAATGAGTTAAACCATCTAGATTGTTGCAGAAAACATTTTAGTTCACTGAAGACTTTCAGGGAAAGAAATCTGTCCTCCTTACCAGATTGGGCTGATGGGTGGCTCCACACAGACCTGGGTGGTCGACTACTAACTGAAGTCTGTCCACATATTATGAACAGGGGGTTCATGGAAAGCAAGAGACCAGTAATAAACAGGACATGAATGGCAGAAAGGAATGGATAAGAAATTGAGGCTGGATGGATGTGAAACTGAGGAACTCCTTCTCAGGGAGTGGAGAGACACTGGATCTCAGCTCTCCGCGGTTTTTAATTACAGAGAAGATCAGGGAAGTGGCACTTTTGAACAGATGAATCctgtagatcaggggttcccaaccttttttatgccatggaccaataccattaaacaaagggtccgtggaccccaggttgagagcCCCTGCTATAGATGATCAGTCATGAATTTACTGTGGGATggagtagcctaattctgctcctgttttcttAGATACTTAGGCAAATAAGGGATGAATGGTAAACAGGATATGAGTGATTTCTGATAAATGGATGCGCAGCAGAGAATGAGTGATTAATTCAGGCTGGATGATAAACATAAGGATGGTTAatgggagatggagaggaagcaAGAGGTGGAGAAGACATTGAAGATAGATGGTGAAGAGGAGATAGCGGAGAAACAAGATGGATGGGAAGCAGATGGGAAGTGGGCGATAGATGGTTAATGGGACCTGGAAGGGGAAGTGgaagatgaaagagaaatgggagATGGATAGAAAAGGGGAGGTGATCAGGAGACAAATGAGAAACAGGAGATGAATGGCTCACTGGAGATGAATTATAAACAGGAGACAGATATTAAACAAAAGAACAGGTACATCATGGTTAAAGGAGATGAACAATATTCAGGATGTACGGTTAAGATCAGCTGGGTGCTCAACTGGAGATGAATGGGAAATGGTGGTTGGAAAGTGAATGCTGAATCAGGAATGGATGGTAAGTAGTGGAACCAGAGACCAATGACAAATGTGAGATGGACAACAAATATCAattgtttatttatgtattgaGATTCAGTGCTGAGCAGGCTCTTCGAGCCGTGTTGCTCAGCACTCccattttaatcctagcctaactacaggacaacttacaatgaccaattaacctaccaactggtacgtctttggagcgtggaaggaaactggagcacccggatgaaatccatgcggtcacggggagaacatacaaactccttacaggcagtgaccgGAATGGAAGCCAGGCCTCCAgttactgtaaagctttgtgctaactatGACGACTGCCGTGCCGCCCCAGTGTGAAATATGTGTGGCAGGAAAACCAGCATCCTCTGCTGAACCAGGAACATGAAGGTGGGCAACTAAACATTCAGTAAGCAGCAATTCCAAGAAATCCAAGGTTTTGTTTAAACCACACAGGGTCAGAATTCAGCCAACCTCCCAGCCAACAGATATTTATGTTACTACAGAGAATACACAGCTCAAAGTCTTACACACAATCGATTATACACAGTCAAGGCGTAGAGGGCAGTCTTGATCCTCATATTGTGGCACTTGGGGGAATCTCTTGAACTGCAGAAGTCTCCTCACAATAATTGGCACAGTTTCGTCTAATCCAGAGTTAACATAAGTGGTCTCTAAGCACTGCCTTAAAATCCATTGCCCGAGACAAAGAGCGTAACCTTTGACAAATGCTTGGCCTGAAAAGTGTGATTATGATATTCAGACATGTCCACGTCAACCTCCACAGTGCAAGGTCCTACCAAAGGCTGAACAAGGGTGAGCTCTCCTGTCCGCCGGTCAGATCGCTGGACCACAAACTGCCCTCGGCTGCTGCCTCCCACGATGCCAAAACGCAGACTGTCCGCTCCGGGCCTGCCAGGGACAGCGACTGTGGCAAAGCGGAACAAGGTGGCTGGAGTCTTCACTTTGGAGGGTATCGAGAGGTAATGGAAGGAGATGGTCTTTGCAGCCTGGTGGCATGACTTGCTATTCATAGGGCAAGGGTAGCGCTCACAGTGACTGCACAAAAAGGAGAACAGATACATTCCAGTGACGCTTTTAGAAATATAGCTCAACAAAACATTTATTTAACTGTTCTATGCAAAAAAATCACACGACACCAGAACAGGCTCTTAACCCAGAGTCCGTGCTGATCATTAAGAACCCATTTACACTAACCCCAttacattctccccacattcctattAACTCCCCCAGATTCTTCTATGGAAGATTAGCCCTGATTAAGAGCCCTGGACCTCCAACACAACACCTTCAAAGAGAGGCTGACATGACCAATTTCATTGACAGACTGACTCACAATGGTGAAGTTTTAACATAGCTGACATTTCCACGAGGCTGTGGACACTGCGGATTAACACACTGAAATCCTCCGCCCGTGTTGATGCAAGTTGCTTCCCTTGTGCAGTTGTGCTGTGAGGTTGCACACTCGTCTATGTCTGGCAAGAACAAGGGCAGAAAGTTCACAAGTCAGTGCAGGTTCAGAACATCCACAAAGGCTGTAAAGCCGATGATTCAATGCAGTGCTATTAAATTAGAATTTCAGTCTTAAGATTGTTTAACTTCCTAGAAAAATCAACATATAATTCAACAAAATTACCATCATCTTACTCAATCTTTGGAGATTTTTCCTATGAACGTGACATGCAACTATTACCCATTTTGGCTGTCATAGGTGTAGCTAGTGCCATCTATACATTTGCTAATGATTCAACCAATGTTGGCAGAATCTCCGATGGCAACAGGAGGTGTGCAAGAGCAAGATACGCCacttagtggagtggtgttgcagcgacaaccttgcactcagtgtcagtaagaccaaagagctgattgtggtcttcaggaagggtaagatgagggaacacaaaccaatcctcagggatcagaagtggtgagagagagaaatttcaagttcctgggtatcaatgaCTCTGgaatcaacatattgatgcagctgtatttcatttggagttgaaatttggtttgtcaactaagatatttggaaacttctataaatgtactgtggagagcattctgactggctgcatcactgtctgatggtgggggggggggtgggcttctgcacaagattgaaataaaagttgcagaaggttgtaaaatcagtcggctctatcatgggtaccagccgcTGTAGTAACCAACACGTctttaaggagcagtgcctcaggaaggtgacgtctctcattaaggatccccaccaccctgcaCACGCCATCTTCACACTGTAACCATCGAgggggcacagaagcctgaaggcacacacccagtgattcagattcttcctctctgccacctgatttttaaatgggcattgaattttatttctgttattctgCAATACTTACTTTAACTTAACtacttaatagacatatatagaCTTCATATAACTCAGTTTTTCTCTATAATTATcacgtatttcattgtactgctgccttaaagataacacatttcacgacatatgcctgtgatgttaaatctgattctgataaagtcATATAGCCGATGGGCTGATGTCCTTTAACTGATTGAGTCCAAACTGATCATCAAGTACCTGTTTTGCAGCGATCTCATTTTATTCTCTCTAAGCACACGTGCAAATGATTTCCACTGATTCTTGGTATGTGGAATCACAGTATCATACAGCATGCTCTTTGGCCCAAATGGCCCGTGACAACCAAGGTTCTCATCCAAACTTATCCCATTTGCCCCGTTTGGCCCAAATCCTTCTAAAACCTttctatctatgtacctgtccaagcgcCTTCTAAATGctgttaatgtatctgcctcaaccacttcatctggcagctcattccataataCTGATCGTACTCTAGGTGACCACGCTCAggtttctattaaatctcccaCATCTCACCCGATCTCCAAGAGGACTGCAACCTtatcattgggtttggaggcttgcatgcctcaatgacccggagagctatgttagcTGGATTCCAGCCTTTATGCttgctagggtcacccatgctaaacaggtcaaaggttacAGAACAGGGCAAGTGTGGTCTACCGGTCCTACAGGTTTGGGAGTTCAGCtcgggctaacaaccctgaaaggtaaaacaaaattgttatggaaacagcaatgatgaTTCCTTCTGCATCTtagtgcgatggtattcctgagactccacccaggacctgcatgactgacagtagtgaaaactgagctgTTGACATGGACACCACCAGGATGGAGGACCCTCATTGCTGCACAATGGTATAATGGTCAGTAAGTAAGGAAACTATGTCCTTGAGTTCATCATTCCCTCATCATCCTCATCGTGTCCCGATTTGtctgatgtgggcaatcatggtcttccatctgtctatGTCCATGAattttcttggcaaatttttctgcagaaccTGTTTGCtatttccttcttctgggcagtgtctataCAAGATGGGTGACACCACCCATTattgatactcttcagagattgtctgccgggTGTCAGTGATCGCATAACCAAGAGTTGTGATACGCActagctgctcgtacgaccatccaccgcctgctcccgtggcttcacatgaccctaacTATGGGGCTAAACATGTGCCACACCTTACCTTCAGACTGGTGGAaggaaggagcactttacacctcctttggtagagttgaatctccaccctgccaccagcCGTTTCCTATGGCTGGGCAATGAAAgctggacacaatattccaaatgtggcctcacatcTTGTACATCTGCAATGTAACATCTCATCTTCGATATCAAGTTGCTTGtccaatgaaggccaatgtaccaaaagctttcttcactatgTGACAATAccaactccacccccccccccgccagacTCTCCCATTTAGCTACCCAATTAGGTCAACATATAGTAGTTAATTAAACTATGACCCTGTtgatctttgggctgtgggaggcaAGAGGAAATTGAACCATCTGGAGGAAACTCAttcagtcacagagagagcatgcaaactccacacaaacagcacaCAAGCTCAGGAGTAAGTCTAAGTTGCGGGAGACACGAGGCAGCCATGCTACGACTGGGCATTTAAACCAAAGATTGTCTGAGTCAGCTAGTTGGAAATGTCTTTGTCTTCCTAAGGAAATGCTTTGATCTCAAGGCTGTCTCTTAAATGCTATTTTTATACACAATACCTGTGCGCCCAAATTCAATTCTGGAAACGTCAGCCAGAGGGTAAACAAGCTTGGATACCCCAAAGCAATTTCTTTTTAACACCAATAATCATTTGAATTGAGCTCAGCTGATAAAAAACAGTAAATTTTGTGTAGGCACAGGGACAGAAGAATTAAGAACAGAAATAAGTTACTTGCCCTTTCTAAACTGCCCATCATTCTTAAAGATTACAACTGTTTTTCTACCTCAGCTCCATGTTACTGCATGCTTCCATATCACTCGATATCCATACAACTATCAATTTCAGTTCCGAAAGAACTCAATGACCTAGCCTCCATAACAGTTCAGCGAAGAGAATTCCaagcattcaccaccctctgggcaaagaattttctcctcatctctatttgaAATGATACAGTGATAATTAATCTTGTTTATTCCGAGCCTGTGACCCCTGATGTGCTTTAAGCTGGCTGTTATCTGCtgattgattccagagatgactATTTCTTCATCACAGTTGGGTCAGGTTTCTCTCCCAACAACCTGCATTATTGCTTGGATTGGAGGATAGTAATGAGAGAGATTGAATGGACTGGGTTTATTTTCCCTGGAGTGAGAGAGCTAAAACAAGTGTTTAAGATCATGATACTACAGATAAAATCTTTTTTCCCATGGCAATGGCATCAGGACCAAGAGGACATAGGCTTAAGGTGAGAAGGAGGGGGAtttgaagatattctaaggggtaattttttttaaacacgtTGTTTGATGTCTGTGAGTGCTGATAGAGGAGATGGTGGAATCAGAAACAATTACGATGAAGAAGCATTTAGATAAACACTTAAACAGGCCAGGCCTGATGCAGAGAAGCAGGATTAATATAAATTAGgggttccaaccttttttatgtcatggacgcctaccattaaccaaggggttcgTGCACTCCAGGCTGGGACCCCTGCCATAGGTGGTCACAACAGTCGGCATGGATGAggtgggctgaagtgcctttCGCGATGCTTTACAACTCTACTGCTCTCTGAACAAGTGAAAGTAACCCTTCACCTTGTGGACAGGGGCAGTCTGAGAAGACGGCTGTCATTGGCATTCATGGGTGGGCAGTCCACTGCCAACCTTATCCACAGTCTAATGTCCCATCAGTGGCAAAAAGGGAAAATAGTCCAATTGTTCCCAGAGGCGAGGACTTACCCCCACAGCTTTTGCCATCACTGAGAAGTCTGTACGCAGCTGGGCAGGTACAGCGGTAGGAGCCCGGGATGTTGACACAGTTGTGTATGCAGAGTCTGGAAACTCCCTTCAACTGGAAAACCTCACACTCGTCCACATCTGTGCAACAGAATGAAGATTTTGCTCAGCAATACACCACAGTGAACATAACCAAGTTGTGTTTTATAAGTATACCTTATTCTGGCATATGTGAGATTCAGCATATACTGTTGACTGTTAACTTGCCCTCCAGCTCAGCTCAGGGGGTACTTAATAATGGTACATAAACATGCAAGTACAGACAGGCAATGCACTGCAGATCAGAATAATTTTCTGCACAGAAGAGCTTCTCATACCTTAGATTCTTCTATCAATGGTCTTGAACTAACTTCTGCTCCTGGAAGCAGTTTTCCATCATTTAAAACTatcataagaaatgggagcaggagtaggctacctggcctgtcaagtctgccccgccatttaataagatcatggctgatctgactttggactcatctccaccgacCTCCCTTTTCGCCATAACCCTTTAATtcacctactatgcaaaaattggTCCAATCTTGTCCTAAATATATATAGTGAggtagcctcaactgcttccttgggcagaggattccacagattcaccactctctgggaaaaacagtttctcctcatctccatcctaaattaatcccctgaatcttgaggctatgtcccctagttctagtctcacctaccagtgaaacaattttcttgcctctatcttatctatccctttcataattttagatgtttctataagatctcctcttattcttctgaattccaacaagtacagtcCCTGGCgacccaatctctccttatagtctaaccccctcatctctggaatcaacctggtgaacctcctctgcaccgccatTGAGAATTATTTTTCACAACATTGTGCATTAGTCTTCCCTGCTCAAGGACCCGCAGGtccagctctccccaccactgacgaGAAGCGATGCCTCTGGAATTGGACATCCATCATTGTggacccccaccatctgggccctGCCACCTTCCCGGTCCGGCCAAAAGGCAGGTGGCATGAGGACCCACACCTCAACATTCAACAAAATCTGCTGTCAAGTTCTTGATCCTACCTGAAAATCCCTAACACCATCTtgatctcttttttttcctccccACAGCTTGCACTAATGTCATTGTGTTTATCTTTTTTTTCAACATTCCTGAAACTATTTTATTGCTGGAACCcacccacatagctctccattttcctttcatccatgtgtatatctaagagtctcttaaatgcacttaatgtctctgcctctaccagcatccCCAgccatgcattccatgcactctgtGTAAACAAAAACTACCTTTGATACCACCCCCCAATACATTTCTccaattactttaaaattatAGGTTTTTGTTTAGGTCATTGCCATCCTGgagaaaaaggcactggctgtccactcggtcTATGCCTTTTACGATTTTATGCGCCTCTCTCAAGCCTCCTCTGATTCTCCTTCAGTCCACAGAGAAAAACCCTACCTCATTCAACCTTTTCTTCATAAGatgtgttctctaatccaggtagaattctggtaaatctcctctctgcactctctttaaACCTGGAGATCAACGtctagacaatgcacagaagtgATTAGGAAGACTAATAGAATGTTGGGTTATATAAGTGGAGTTCAAGTCTAGAAACGTTCTGCTTAAGCTGCATAATGCgcttgtgaggccacaccttgagtactgtgtacagttttggtctccatattgtgTTTGGGATGTGAaagcactggagagagttcaacgAAGGGTGACTAGACTCATACCAGAtctgcagggtatgagctatgaggaaagattgaaagaattaaatctttttagcctaAGTAAATGTagaatgaaaggagacatgatagaagtgttcaaaatcattaagaggATAAGTAAAGTGGATGCCAGCTGTTACTTCATCTATCAGCGAGGACACGGGGCCATTTGTGGAGACCAGTTGAAGGGAGATTTCAAACTAACATCATGCAGGATTTCTTTACACactgagttgtggacacatggaacaaactaccttgttgtgtagttgagagtagtaaCTTAGAAACTTTTAAATCTAAACtcgatagttatttcaacacgctatgtgaataggaatttggcgagctttgttgggctgaatagcctctttttgtcaaaaactttctaatgttccacatccttcctatagtgagatgaccagaactgaacacaacatgCCCAGTGCGATTtagccagggttttatagagctgcagtattacctcatggctcttgaaatcAAACCAACTAACAAAGAGCCACATACTATAGGCCTTCTTAGCCATCCTATCAAGATGCACAAAaactgagggatctatggacgtgtACCCCAAGACAAGACcctaaaacaaaggagcagaattaggccatttggcccatcaagtctgctccaccatttcatcatggctgatccatttttcctctcagccccaatctcttgtcttctcctagtattccttcatgctctgaccaatcaagaatctatcaacctacgtaaagatttggcctccacagcagactgtggcaacaaatttacaacaaacagatttaccatcctctcactaaagaaattcctcctcattcctgttccaaatggacatccctctattttgaggctgtaccttcATCCTAACACTCCcaaactattggaaacatcctcttcacatccactctgtctagacctttcaagaTCCGATATTTTTCAGTGaactcccccctcattcttctagataccagtaagtacaggcccaaagccttcAATCACTACTCACataataaacctttcattcccagaatcattctcatgaacttccaccgaaccctctccaatgtcagcacatcctttcttaaataaggggccccaaactgttcacaatactccaagtgaggcctcaccagtgccttaaccagcctcagcattacatccctgcttttatattctagtcctcttgaaatgagtgctaactctacatttgtcttcctcaccactgattctacCTGCAAATcgacttcagggaatcctgcatgaggactcccaactccctttgcatctgtgaagtggggtgccgtgtgcaatcataatcgattgaaaatggacgtgggagcatggaggaacatcgggaaatctccaggaagaccgttgctgctgctgctgctgctgctgctgtgaggaccgggactctgctgggaagaacaggcccccagtccttggggtccaatggccgatggccattggtggggccgtcttaatacgctcggcagaggatggtgctcagagaagctgtgccggaggggatggttgttgggtcggaggttcgacggactcggagtctgctgcggtcaggtcgctttcagtgtgtgctgtatctgcgaggctgggtttgacggagctttcattgtatgCTGCAgttgcgaggctgagtcgggcggcgccgtgcaAGTCCATAGCGggagtattcccttctgccgccggcatgggatggcgagtctgtcgggaccctggggacttgtggaaactgtgtggtgatttcttttgaacttatagtcctttaacaactttggactatttttactgtgcccatggtctgtttttttatcaattatgcttttgtttgcactgttgtaactacgtgttgtaactatgtggttttgtgcaggtcttgtagctttagtttttggtcttgtttgtccggtggatttg encodes the following:
- the LOC132401075 gene encoding fibulin-7 isoform X1; protein product: MVPSGPCCLLLYLLIPIFCPSQAAQGCLSRQKVLTAIRQMQQLLKGQETRFSDGIRTMKAKLSALQFSVTKPTANQRSVLSCPPLEAPRHGKKFGSKYRTDHEVHFVCQPGYQLSGSSTRVCQPNGRWAGERANCSEINECTSNPCQNGGTCVDAVNRYKCICPSLWTGSHCEYPVQTDWSFSRKPRCAEIERTQHCSCDAGFRMRGTNENGLCQDVDECEVFQLKGVSRLCIHNCVNIPGSYRCTCPAAYRLLSDGKSCGDIDECATSQHNCTREATCINTGGGFQCVNPQCPQPRGNVSYVKTSPFHCERYPCPMNSKSCHQAAKTISFHYLSIPSKVKTPATLFRFATVAVPGRPGADSLRFGIVGGSSRGQFVVQRSDRRTGELTLVQPLVGPCTVEVDVDMSEYHNHTFQAKHLSKVTLFVSGNGF
- the LOC132401075 gene encoding fibulin-7 isoform X3, translating into MQQLLKGQETRFSDGIRTMKAKLSALQFSVTKPTANQRSVLSCPPLEAPRHGKKFGSKYRTDHEVHFVCQPGYQLSGSSTRVCQPNGRWAGERANCSEINECTSNPCQNGGTCVDAVNRYKCICPSLWTGSHCEYPVQTDWSFSRKPRCAEIERTQHCSCDAGFRMRGTNENGLCQDVDECEVFQLKGVSRLCIHNCVNIPGSYRCTCPAAYRLLSDGKSCGDIDECATSQHNCTREATCINTGGGFQCVNPQCPQPRGNVSYVKTSPFHCERYPCPMNSKSCHQAAKTISFHYLSIPSKVKTPATLFRFATVAVPGRPGADSLRFGIVGGSSRGQFVVQRSDRRTGELTLVQPLVGPCTVEVDVDMSEYHNHTFQAKHLSKVTLFVSGNGF
- the LOC132401075 gene encoding fibulin-7 isoform X2 encodes the protein MVPSGPCCLLLYLLIPIFCPSQAAQGCLSRQKVLTAIRQMQQLLKGQETRFSDGIRTMKAKLSALQFSVTKPTANQRSVLSCPPLEAPRHGKKFGSKYRTDHEVHFVCQPGYQLSGSKINECTSNPCQNGGTCVDAVNRYKCICPSLWTGSHCEYPVQTDWSFSRKPRCAEIERTQHCSCDAGFRMRGTNENGLCQDVDECEVFQLKGVSRLCIHNCVNIPGSYRCTCPAAYRLLSDGKSCGDIDECATSQHNCTREATCINTGGGFQCVNPQCPQPRGNVSYVKTSPFHCERYPCPMNSKSCHQAAKTISFHYLSIPSKVKTPATLFRFATVAVPGRPGADSLRFGIVGGSSRGQFVVQRSDRRTGELTLVQPLVGPCTVEVDVDMSEYHNHTFQAKHLSKVTLFVSGNGF